One window from the genome of Variovorax sp. PAMC26660 encodes:
- the trxB gene encoding thioredoxin-disulfide reductase, with protein sequence MSAPQHAKVLILGSGPAGYTAAVYAARANLQPLLITGIAQGGQLMTTTEVDNWPADVHGVQGPDLMQRFLEHAERFKTQIVFDHINKVDLSKRPFTLTGDSGTYTCDSLIIATGASAKYLGLDSEEKFMGRGVSACATCDGFFYREQEVCVIGGGNTAVEEALYLSNIANKVTLVHRRDKFRAEPILIDKVMEKVAEGKIVLKLHNQLDEVLGDGTGVTGIRIKNTQTGATEQIDLKGCFIAIGHHPNTDIFQGQLEMKDNYILTRSGLQGFATMTSIPGVFAAGDVQDNVYRQAITSAGTGCMAALDAQRFLEQDD encoded by the coding sequence ATGTCTGCTCCCCAACACGCCAAGGTTTTAATTCTCGGCTCCGGCCCCGCCGGATATACCGCCGCTGTCTACGCCGCCCGCGCAAATCTCCAGCCTTTGCTCATTACCGGTATCGCCCAAGGCGGCCAGCTGATGACGACCACCGAGGTCGACAACTGGCCGGCCGATGTGCACGGTGTGCAGGGTCCGGACCTGATGCAGCGCTTTCTGGAACACGCTGAACGATTCAAGACCCAGATCGTGTTCGATCACATCAACAAGGTCGACCTGAGCAAGCGCCCCTTCACCCTCACCGGCGACAGCGGCACTTACACCTGCGACTCACTGATCATCGCCACCGGCGCCTCCGCCAAGTACCTGGGCCTCGATTCGGAAGAAAAGTTCATGGGGCGCGGCGTCTCGGCGTGCGCCACCTGTGATGGTTTCTTCTATCGCGAGCAGGAAGTCTGCGTGATCGGCGGCGGCAACACGGCCGTCGAGGAGGCGCTGTACCTCTCCAACATCGCCAACAAGGTCACGCTGGTTCATCGCCGCGACAAATTCCGCGCCGAGCCCATCCTGATCGACAAGGTCATGGAAAAGGTGGCCGAAGGCAAGATCGTGCTGAAGCTGCACAACCAGCTTGACGAGGTGCTGGGTGACGGCACGGGCGTGACTGGCATCCGCATCAAGAACACGCAAACCGGCGCCACCGAGCAGATCGATCTCAAGGGCTGCTTCATCGCTATCGGGCATCACCCGAACACCGACATCTTCCAGGGTCAACTGGAGATGAAGGACAACTACATCCTGACCCGCTCCGGCCTGCAGGGCTTCGCCACGATGACCAGCATTCCGGGCGTGTTCGCGGCTGGCGACGTGCAGGACAACGTGTACCGCCAGGCCATCACGAGCGCCGGCACGGGCTGCATGGCGGCGCTGGATGCGCAGCGCTTCCTCGAACAGGACGACTAG
- a CDS encoding M48 family metallopeptidase, with the protein MDRADFVHLVRLSEHASADDSARYRRSVAAFAALGYLWVLGCLGLAVGIIVWVISSFERERFGLTRGWLLLFAAGLLWATVRALWVRSDAPEGQELFREDAPALFEALDRIRARIKGPPVHHVYLDDEFNASIRQVPRFGLFGGAVNSLSIGLPLLMMLDRRRLLSVLAHEYGHLRGNHGKLSAWIYRTRLSWLKLDANLQRNEGVMALFSQAFFHWYFPRFAAKTFALARQDEYEADRISGRLLGAPVAASALTEIAIKGNWYANEFWPWHWSRAEHEPQPPGPFAALRKRVRTPPSDEFARQALRDAMRRVSDLEDTHPVLRDRLEALEQKAVLPEWSVRPALELLADRKKWIEHFDNQWRRAHAADWKQHHAHRSRIRERIEVLAARGEHNTPDEMVEWADSERRLDPAAPVRVRYESALRIAPEHPGALRGLVQMLPSSDRASRLVVLERLHQSGAASRWWAAKSAVASLEDPDAGGHDEEALRLWRGRLKDAEEAEARAWEEITGTPFFSQISRHDLNDYELGELRADLVRCLPASRAWLVRKDLREFPWRRAYIVFIELPGLDDDDRWQLCRQLEHTLTLPGAALVLWVGHSPTLEDIERQAFGTLWTRQA; encoded by the coding sequence ATGGATCGTGCTGATTTTGTTCACCTGGTTCGACTGAGCGAGCATGCCAGTGCGGACGACAGTGCGCGCTATCGACGCAGCGTTGCGGCTTTTGCCGCGCTCGGTTACCTGTGGGTGCTGGGCTGCCTGGGGCTCGCGGTGGGCATCATTGTCTGGGTGATTTCGTCGTTCGAGCGCGAGCGCTTCGGCTTGACGCGGGGCTGGCTCCTGTTGTTTGCCGCAGGTTTGCTGTGGGCCACGGTGCGAGCGCTCTGGGTGCGCTCCGACGCGCCCGAGGGCCAGGAGCTTTTTCGCGAAGATGCGCCGGCGCTCTTCGAGGCGCTGGATCGCATCCGCGCCAGGATCAAGGGGCCGCCGGTTCACCACGTCTACCTGGACGACGAGTTCAACGCCAGCATCCGCCAGGTGCCGCGCTTCGGGCTTTTCGGCGGCGCGGTCAATTCCCTGAGCATCGGCCTGCCGCTGCTGATGATGCTGGACCGGCGCCGGCTGCTGTCGGTGCTGGCGCATGAATACGGCCACCTGCGTGGCAACCACGGCAAGTTGAGCGCCTGGATCTACCGCACGCGGTTGTCGTGGCTCAAGCTCGACGCCAACCTGCAGCGCAACGAAGGCGTGATGGCGCTGTTCTCGCAGGCCTTCTTCCACTGGTACTTTCCGCGCTTTGCTGCCAAGACGTTCGCGCTCGCCCGGCAGGACGAGTACGAGGCCGACCGAATTTCGGGCCGGCTGCTGGGTGCTCCGGTGGCTGCCTCCGCCCTGACCGAGATTGCGATCAAGGGCAACTGGTACGCCAACGAGTTCTGGCCCTGGCACTGGTCGCGCGCCGAACACGAGCCGCAGCCGCCGGGGCCGTTCGCCGCCTTGCGCAAGCGCGTTCGCACGCCGCCCAGCGACGAATTTGCACGTCAGGCGCTGCGCGATGCGATGCGCCGTGTCAGTGACCTGGAAGACACCCACCCTGTCTTGCGCGACCGGCTCGAGGCGCTGGAGCAGAAGGCTGTCTTGCCCGAGTGGTCGGTGCGGCCGGCGCTGGAGTTGCTGGCCGATCGCAAGAAGTGGATCGAGCATTTCGACAACCAGTGGCGCCGCGCGCATGCCGCCGACTGGAAACAGCACCACGCGCACAGGTCGCGCATCCGCGAGCGCATCGAGGTGCTGGCCGCGCGTGGCGAGCACAACACGCCCGACGAAATGGTCGAGTGGGCCGACTCGGAGCGGCGGCTCGATCCGGCGGCGCCCGTGCGGGTCCGCTACGAGAGCGCCTTGCGCATCGCGCCGGAACATCCGGGTGCGTTGCGGGGGCTGGTTCAGATGCTGCCCAGCAGCGATCGCGCGTCCCGTCTTGTCGTGCTCGAACGGCTGCATCAATCGGGCGCCGCCAGCCGCTGGTGGGCGGCGAAGAGCGCCGTGGCCTCGCTCGAAGACCCCGACGCGGGGGGGCATGACGAAGAGGCGCTCAGGCTGTGGCGCGGCCGGCTCAAGGACGCGGAGGAAGCCGAGGCGCGCGCCTGGGAAGAAATCACTGGCACGCCTTTCTTCAGCCAGATTTCGCGGCACGACCTGAATGACTACGAGTTGGGCGAACTGCGGGCCGATCTCGTGCGCTGCCTGCCCGCTTCGCGGGCCTGGCTGGTGCGCAAGGACCTGCGTGAATTTCCGTGGCGCCGTGCCTACATCGTGTTCATCGAGCTGCCGGGCCTGGACGATGACGACCGCTGGCAACTGTGCCGCCAACTGGAGCACACCCTGACCCTGCCGGGTGCTGCGCTGGTGCTGTGGGTGGGCCATTCGCCCACTCTGGAAGACATCGAGCGGCAGGCTTTCGGGACGCTCTGGACGCGTCAGGCATAG
- a CDS encoding I78 family peptidase inhibitor — MKTQSLMLTVVAGAALMAACAAPAPAPAPAPAPLPEPVYQCNADGARFAIGQPLTPQLEAAVRARSGASVLRVLKPNEAATLELNGGRLNLDVDARNRVTGVRCG; from the coding sequence GTGAAAACCCAATCGCTGATGCTGACTGTCGTTGCCGGTGCTGCCCTGATGGCAGCCTGCGCTGCTCCGGCGCCTGCACCCGCCCCGGCGCCCGCGCCGCTGCCGGAGCCGGTCTACCAGTGCAATGCGGATGGAGCCCGGTTCGCCATTGGCCAGCCACTGACACCTCAACTCGAAGCTGCGGTCCGTGCGCGCTCTGGTGCTAGTGTCTTGCGCGTGCTGAAGCCGAACGAGGCGGCAACGCTGGAATTGAATGGCGGGCGGCTCAATCTCGATGTCGACGCACGCAACCGCGTGACGGGCGTTCGCTGCGGTTGA
- a CDS encoding alpha/beta fold hydrolase, translating to MPSRRTLLALALIGTASTAMLTACATAPSPSFTERPPIVFMHGNGDSAALWQTTIWRFESNGWPRERLFAVDQPNPLARDDDAVAQPGRSSTGESAVFLKAEVDKVLKATGASKVVLIGNSRGGNTIRNYVQNGGGAAVVSHVVLGGNPAHGIWSVKGFRENNEFSALSGFMQQLNAPKGANGEEVTPGVKWLTLRSDNNDKYAQPDGVWIGAPGKPTNIGFDGPALKGATNIVLPRVDHRETSFSPAAFAATWQFLTGEAPRTTAVVADANVVLNGRAVGAENLSLNGGQVTVYAVDPATGVRRGDAVHSKNIGADGRWGPFSARGDTAYEFVLSAPGYGTTHIYRSPFPHSSNFVHLRPERILPADDGANAVVVFTRPRGYFDAQRDTMRLDGQSPPAGVPPKGAGVSTSRLRIAASGPQRAVTGEFNGERITGLTWPAAKEHTTVLELTY from the coding sequence ATGCCATCACGCCGTACTCTCCTTGCCCTCGCCCTCATCGGGACCGCATCGACCGCCATGCTGACCGCTTGCGCCACCGCCCCTTCGCCTTCGTTCACCGAACGCCCACCCATCGTGTTCATGCACGGCAACGGCGATTCGGCGGCGCTGTGGCAAACGACGATCTGGCGTTTCGAGTCGAACGGCTGGCCGCGCGAGCGGCTGTTTGCGGTCGACCAGCCCAACCCTCTTGCGCGCGACGACGATGCCGTGGCCCAACCCGGACGCAGTTCGACCGGCGAGTCGGCCGTGTTCCTCAAGGCCGAAGTCGACAAGGTGCTGAAGGCCACGGGCGCCAGCAAGGTCGTGCTGATCGGCAATTCGCGTGGCGGCAACACCATCCGCAACTACGTGCAGAACGGCGGCGGTGCGGCGGTGGTGAGCCATGTGGTGCTGGGCGGCAATCCGGCGCACGGCATCTGGTCGGTGAAGGGTTTCCGCGAGAACAACGAGTTCTCAGCCCTGTCGGGCTTCATGCAGCAGCTCAATGCGCCCAAGGGTGCGAACGGCGAAGAAGTCACGCCCGGCGTGAAATGGCTGACGCTGCGCTCGGACAACAACGACAAGTACGCCCAGCCCGACGGCGTGTGGATCGGCGCCCCCGGCAAGCCGACCAACATCGGCTTCGACGGCCCGGCGCTCAAGGGCGCGACCAACATCGTGCTGCCACGCGTCGACCACCGCGAGACCTCGTTCTCGCCCGCTGCGTTTGCGGCGACGTGGCAGTTCCTGACCGGCGAGGCGCCGCGCACCACGGCGGTGGTGGCCGATGCAAACGTCGTGCTCAACGGCCGTGCGGTTGGGGCGGAGAACCTTTCACTAAACGGCGGACAGGTGACGGTCTATGCCGTCGACCCGGCCACGGGCGTTCGGCGCGGCGACGCGGTGCACAGCAAGAACATCGGTGCGGACGGCCGCTGGGGGCCCTTCAGCGCGCGCGGCGACACCGCTTACGAGTTCGTCCTCAGTGCGCCGGGCTATGGCACCACGCACATCTACCGCAGCCCGTTCCCGCACAGCAGCAACTTCGTGCACCTGCGTCCCGAGCGCATCCTGCCGGCCGACGATGGCGCCAATGCCGTCGTTGTCTTCACCCGGCCCCGGGGCTACTTCGACGCACAGCGCGACACCATGCGCCTCGACGGCCAGAGCCCGCCAGCGGGCGTGCCGCCCAAGGGCGCGGGCGTGTCGACTTCGCGGCTGCGCATCGCGGCCAGCGGACCGCAGCGTGCAGTAACAGGCGAGTTCAACGGCGAACGCATCACCGGCCTGACCTGGCCCGCCGCCAAGGAGCACACCACGGTGCTCGAGCTGACCTACTGA
- the rpmG gene encoding 50S ribosomal protein L33, which yields MATSKGGREKIKLESTAGTGHFYTTSKNKKTMPEKMSIMKFDPKARKHVEYKEIKLK from the coding sequence ATGGCAACGAGCAAAGGCGGACGCGAAAAGATCAAGCTGGAATCCACCGCGGGTACCGGCCACTTCTACACGACCAGCAAGAACAAGAAGACGATGCCTGAAAAGATGTCGATCATGAAGTTCGACCCGAAGGCACGCAAGCACGTCGAATACAAGGAAATCAAGCTGAAGTAA
- a CDS encoding acyl-CoA dehydrogenase family protein: MDFNFTDDQEQLRDAVRKWVDKGYDFERRRGIEAKGGFSREAWDELAELGLGGLYIAEDDGGLGMGPVAGMVVMEELGRGIVLEPFAQTLIAGAVLGGYADAGTKEGWLPRIAGGQAIVVLAYQERKARYRLDVCDAHAAKTGTGWSLNAAKSVVPVGDEADAYLVPAKVDGKIALFLVERSASGVEARGYGTQDGGRAAEVVFDKADATLITLDGLAALEYAVDVGIAATCAEAVGVMDKTVALTVEYMNQRKQFGVVISSFQALRHRVADMKMQLELARSMSYYATLKLNAPAEERRQALARAKYQLGTSMRYVAANSVQLHGGIGVTDEYIGSHYFRKLTQLELTFGDTLHHLGEVSARMLDTAGVFA, translated from the coding sequence ATGGATTTCAATTTCACCGACGACCAGGAACAACTGCGCGACGCCGTTCGCAAGTGGGTCGACAAGGGCTATGACTTCGAGCGCCGCCGCGGCATCGAGGCCAAGGGCGGCTTCTCGCGCGAGGCCTGGGACGAACTGGCCGAGCTGGGCCTGGGCGGCCTGTACATCGCCGAAGACGACGGCGGCCTGGGGATGGGCCCGGTGGCCGGCATGGTCGTGATGGAAGAACTGGGCCGCGGCATCGTGCTGGAGCCCTTCGCGCAGACGCTGATTGCCGGCGCGGTGCTCGGCGGCTATGCCGACGCAGGCACCAAGGAAGGCTGGCTGCCGCGCATCGCCGGCGGCCAGGCCATCGTGGTGCTGGCCTACCAGGAACGCAAGGCCCGCTACCGCCTCGACGTGTGCGACGCGCACGCCGCCAAGACCGGCACCGGCTGGTCGCTGAACGCCGCCAAGAGCGTGGTGCCCGTGGGCGACGAAGCCGATGCCTACCTCGTGCCCGCCAAGGTCGACGGCAAGATCGCCCTCTTCCTGGTCGAGCGCAGCGCCAGCGGCGTCGAGGCCCGTGGCTACGGCACGCAGGACGGCGGTCGCGCGGCCGAAGTCGTGTTCGACAAGGCAGACGCCACGCTGATCACGCTCGACGGCCTCGCCGCCCTCGAATACGCGGTCGATGTCGGCATTGCCGCCACCTGCGCCGAAGCTGTCGGCGTGATGGACAAGACGGTCGCGCTCACCGTCGAATACATGAACCAGCGCAAGCAGTTCGGCGTGGTCATCTCCAGCTTCCAGGCGCTGCGCCATCGCGTCGCCGACATGAAGATGCAGCTCGAACTCGCACGCTCGATGAGCTACTACGCCACGCTCAAGCTCAACGCCCCGGCGGAAGAACGCCGCCAGGCGTTGGCGCGCGCCAAGTACCAGCTGGGCACGTCGATGCGCTACGTCGCCGCCAACTCGGTGCAGCTGCATGGCGGCATCGGGGTGACGGACGAATACATCGGCAGCCATTACTTCCGCAAGCTCACGCAGCTGGAGCTGACCTTCGGCGACACCCTGCACCACCTGGGCGAAGTGTCGGCCCGCATGCTAGACACGGCCGGCGTCTTCGCCTGA
- a CDS encoding DUF1653 domain-containing protein yields the protein MNDDDLPPLIETPPGRYRHYKGGEYEVIGTVRHSETLEPMTLYRALYGAHGLWVRPAAMFGETIEIDGTLQRRFTPI from the coding sequence TTGAACGACGACGACCTGCCACCCCTGATCGAAACACCTCCCGGCCGCTACCGCCACTACAAAGGCGGTGAATACGAGGTGATCGGCACCGTGCGCCACAGCGAAACCCTCGAGCCGATGACGCTGTACCGCGCCTTGTATGGTGCCCATGGACTCTGGGTCCGGCCTGCCGCAATGTTCGGCGAAACCATCGAGATCGACGGCACGCTGCAGCGAAGATTCACCCCGATCTAG
- the rpmB gene encoding 50S ribosomal protein L28 has product MARVCDVTGKGPMVGNNVSHANNKTKRRFLPNLQYRRFWVETENRWVRLRVSSAALRLIDKNGIDAVLADLRARGQA; this is encoded by the coding sequence ATGGCACGCGTATGCGACGTAACGGGCAAAGGCCCGATGGTCGGAAACAACGTTTCCCACGCCAACAACAAAACCAAGCGCCGGTTCCTGCCGAACCTGCAATATCGCCGTTTCTGGGTCGAGACTGAAAACCGCTGGGTTCGCCTGCGCGTTTCGAGCGCTGCTCTGCGCCTGATCGACAAGAACGGTATCGACGCCGTGCTCGCAGACCTGCGCGCACGCGGCCAAGCTTAA
- a CDS encoding fatty acid desaturase — MLLPDSAVLNAAIQWLGHGLWDLAWWQVVLYTLVTTHITIAAVTIFLHRTQTHRAMDLGPIPSHFFRFWLWLGTGMVTKEWVAIHRKHHAKCETEEDPHSPQVKGIDEVFWRGAELYRKESKNKETMERYGHGTPDDWIERNLYTRYSWQGVGLMLIINLALFGTLGMAVWAVQMLWIPITAAGIINGIGHYWGYRNFEAPDASRNISPWGLIIGGEELHNNHHTYPTSAKFSVKKYEFDIGWVYIQAMQAIGWAKVKKVPPKMQMGDIQPVANEKTLEAVIANRYEVMAGYAREMRRATTEELAMLKTKGADLSVLKAAKRWLHRDDDKVPASARTHVVQARAAHPVLDKMVTMREELRQLWLNTSQSREQLAADLAAWCHRAEASGIAGLREFSTRLRAARI; from the coding sequence ATGTTGCTTCCTGACTCCGCCGTTTTGAACGCGGCCATCCAATGGCTCGGACACGGCCTGTGGGATCTTGCTTGGTGGCAAGTGGTGTTGTACACGCTCGTCACCACGCACATCACCATCGCAGCGGTCACGATCTTCCTGCACCGCACGCAGACGCACCGGGCCATGGATCTGGGCCCGATCCCGTCGCATTTCTTCCGATTCTGGCTGTGGCTCGGCACCGGCATGGTGACCAAGGAATGGGTCGCCATTCACCGCAAGCACCACGCCAAGTGCGAAACAGAAGAAGACCCGCACAGCCCGCAGGTCAAGGGCATCGACGAAGTGTTCTGGCGTGGCGCCGAGCTGTATCGCAAGGAGTCGAAGAACAAGGAAACGATGGAACGCTACGGTCACGGCACGCCCGATGACTGGATCGAGCGCAACCTCTACACGCGCTACAGCTGGCAAGGCGTTGGCCTGATGCTGATCATCAACCTGGCGCTGTTCGGCACGCTCGGCATGGCCGTGTGGGCTGTGCAGATGCTCTGGATTCCGATCACTGCCGCCGGCATCATCAACGGCATCGGTCACTACTGGGGTTACCGCAACTTCGAGGCGCCCGACGCCAGCCGCAATATCTCGCCCTGGGGCCTGATCATTGGTGGTGAAGAGTTGCACAACAACCACCACACCTACCCGACCTCGGCCAAGTTCTCGGTCAAGAAGTATGAGTTCGACATCGGCTGGGTCTACATCCAGGCGATGCAGGCCATCGGTTGGGCCAAGGTCAAGAAGGTGCCGCCGAAGATGCAGATGGGCGACATCCAGCCCGTGGCCAACGAAAAGACGCTGGAGGCCGTCATTGCCAATCGCTATGAAGTGATGGCCGGCTACGCCCGTGAAATGCGCCGTGCGACCACCGAAGAGCTGGCCATGCTGAAGACCAAGGGTGCCGACCTGTCGGTGCTCAAGGCCGCCAAGCGCTGGCTGCACCGCGATGACGACAAGGTGCCCGCATCGGCCCGTACGCACGTGGTGCAAGCCCGTGCCGCCCACCCGGTGCTCGACAAAATGGTCACCATGCGCGAAGAGCTGCGTCAGCTCTGGCTGAACACCTCGCAGTCGCGCGAGCAACTGGCGGCCGATCTGGCGGCGTGGTGTCACCGGGCCGAGGCCAGCGGCATTGCAGGCCTGCGCGAGTTCTCGACCCGCTTGCGCGCTGCGCGCATCTAG
- a CDS encoding acyl-CoA dehydrogenase family protein — translation MDLSFTPEEQKFREEVRAWVKENLPKEISNKVHNALELTRDDLQNWAKILGKKGWLGYGWPKEFGGPGWTAIQRHLFEEETALAGAPRIIPFGPVMVAPVIMAFGNAEQQKRFLPGIASGEVWWSQGYSEPGSGSDLASVKTKAERKGDKYIVNGQKTWTTLGQYGDWMFNLVRTSNEGKPQTGISFLLLDMKSPGVTVRPIKLLDGGHEVNEVFFDNVEVPAENLIGEENKGWTYAKHLLSHERTNIADVNRAKRELERLKRIAKSESVYDDQRFRDEIAKLEVDIVALEMMVLRVLSAATSGKNSLDVAGLLKIRGSEIQQRYSELMMLAGGPYSLPLIREAMEAGWQGNFPGGNPAIAPLSSTFFNMRKTTIYGGSNEVQRNIVAQTVLG, via the coding sequence ATGGATTTGAGCTTCACACCCGAAGAACAGAAGTTCCGCGAAGAGGTTCGCGCCTGGGTCAAAGAAAACCTTCCCAAAGAGATTTCGAACAAGGTACACAACGCGCTCGAACTGACGCGCGACGATCTGCAGAACTGGGCCAAGATTCTTGGCAAGAAGGGCTGGCTGGGCTACGGCTGGCCCAAGGAATTCGGCGGCCCCGGCTGGACCGCCATCCAGCGCCACCTGTTCGAGGAAGAAACCGCGCTGGCTGGCGCGCCGCGCATCATTCCCTTCGGCCCCGTCATGGTGGCCCCGGTGATCATGGCCTTCGGCAATGCCGAGCAGCAAAAGCGCTTTCTTCCCGGCATCGCCAGCGGCGAAGTCTGGTGGAGCCAGGGCTACAGCGAACCCGGCTCGGGTTCCGACCTGGCTTCGGTCAAGACCAAGGCCGAGCGCAAGGGCGACAAGTACATCGTCAACGGCCAGAAGACCTGGACCACGCTCGGCCAGTACGGCGACTGGATGTTCAACCTCGTTCGCACCAGCAACGAAGGCAAGCCGCAGACCGGCATCAGCTTCCTGCTGCTCGACATGAAGTCGCCCGGCGTCACCGTGCGCCCGATCAAGCTGCTCGACGGCGGCCATGAAGTGAACGAAGTGTTCTTCGACAACGTCGAAGTGCCGGCCGAGAACCTGATCGGCGAAGAGAACAAAGGCTGGACCTATGCCAAGCACCTGCTCTCGCACGAACGCACCAACATCGCCGACGTGAACCGCGCCAAGCGCGAACTCGAGCGCTTGAAGCGCATCGCCAAGAGCGAAAGCGTCTACGACGACCAGCGCTTCCGCGACGAGATCGCCAAGCTAGAAGTCGACATCGTCGCCCTCGAAATGATGGTGCTGCGCGTACTGTCGGCCGCGACCTCGGGCAAGAACTCGCTGGACGTCGCGGGCCTGCTCAAGATCCGCGGCAGCGAGATCCAGCAGCGCTACAGCGAACTGATGATGCTGGCCGGCGGCCCGTATTCGCTGCCGCTGATCCGCGAAGCCATGGAAGCCGGCTGGCAGGGCAACTTCCCGGGCGGCAATCCGGCCATCGCGCCGCTGTCGTCGACCTTCTTCAACATGCGCAAGACCACCATCTACGGCGGTTCGAACGAAGTGCAACGCAACATCGTCGCGCAGACGGTTCTGGGCTGA
- the purN gene encoding phosphoribosylglycinamide formyltransferase: MKNIVILISGGGSNMAAIVRAAERDRWADRFGARIAAVVSNKAEAGGLALAKSHGIDTAVVPHKDFASREVFDEALAKVVDGYSPALVVLAGFMRILTPGFVGRYAGRLVNIHPSLLPAFPGLHTHQRAIEAGCKVAGVTVHQVTAELDHGPILAQAVVPVLPEDTAATLAGRVLAQEHLLYPRAIAGWLSDTSSHIR; encoded by the coding sequence ATGAAGAACATCGTGATCCTGATTTCCGGCGGCGGCTCCAACATGGCGGCCATAGTGCGTGCCGCCGAGCGCGACCGCTGGGCCGACCGTTTTGGCGCGCGCATCGCGGCGGTCGTGAGCAACAAGGCCGAGGCCGGCGGGCTGGCGCTGGCCAAGTCGCATGGCATCGACACCGCGGTCGTCCCGCACAAGGATTTCGCCAGCCGCGAGGTTTTCGACGAGGCGCTGGCGAAGGTTGTCGACGGCTATTCGCCGGCACTGGTGGTGCTGGCGGGGTTCATGCGCATCCTGACGCCGGGCTTCGTCGGCCGTTATGCCGGGCGGTTGGTGAACATTCATCCCTCGCTGCTGCCCGCATTTCCGGGGCTCCACACGCACCAGCGTGCCATCGAAGCGGGTTGCAAGGTGGCCGGGGTGACCGTTCACCAGGTGACCGCCGAGCTCGATCATGGGCCCATCCTGGCGCAAGCCGTGGTTCCCGTGTTGCCCGAGGACACCGCGGCCACGCTGGCGGGACGGGTGCTGGCGCAGGAACACCTGTTGTATCCACGTGCCATCGCCGGATGGCTGTCAGATACATCGAGTCACATTCGGTGA
- a CDS encoding RsmB/NOP family class I SAM-dependent RNA methyltransferase, producing MHPKALLEATADLVGLVLKFDHPADQVVSRFFRDHREFGPRERATLAETVYTVLRKKLLFDHLSPSGSGSKERRMAILGFYGPRDFLMSALNDTEKRWLDNCDAVKPEDLLERHRHNLPEWLVAPLKAQLGDGFWPLVESLQQPAPLDLRVNTLTDKRAEVKAELAKAAIKSVVTPFSPWGLRIDGKPALTKLDVFARGAVEVQDEGSQLLALLLDAKRGEMVVDFCAGAGGKTLAIGATMRNTGRLYAFDTSAHRLDALKPRLARSKLSNVHPAAIAHERDDRVKRLAGKIDRVLVDAPCSGLGTLRRNPDLKWRQSLKSVEELTVKQTAILQSAARLVKSGGRLVYATCSVLPEENEAIAEAFAAANPDFEPQDAAELLQGLKVEGFEALCAGGADGRRYLRLWPHRHSTDGFFAAVWNRK from the coding sequence ATGCACCCCAAAGCCCTGTTGGAGGCCACCGCCGATCTGGTCGGCCTTGTCCTGAAATTCGATCACCCGGCCGACCAGGTCGTTTCGCGCTTTTTCCGCGACCATCGCGAGTTCGGCCCGCGCGAGCGCGCCACGCTCGCCGAGACCGTCTACACCGTGCTTCGCAAGAAGCTGTTGTTCGATCACCTCTCGCCCTCGGGCAGCGGCTCGAAGGAACGCCGCATGGCGATCCTGGGTTTCTATGGCCCGCGCGATTTTTTGATGAGCGCACTCAACGACACGGAGAAGCGTTGGCTCGACAACTGCGACGCCGTCAAGCCGGAAGACCTGCTCGAACGCCATCGCCACAACCTGCCCGAGTGGCTGGTGGCGCCGCTCAAGGCCCAGTTGGGCGACGGTTTCTGGCCGCTGGTCGAAAGCCTGCAGCAGCCGGCGCCGCTCGATCTGCGCGTCAATACCCTGACGGACAAGCGAGCTGAAGTGAAGGCAGAGCTTGCGAAGGCTGCTATCAAATCGGTAGTAACCCCGTTCTCGCCCTGGGGCTTGCGCATCGATGGCAAGCCGGCGCTGACCAAGCTGGATGTCTTCGCCCGCGGCGCCGTCGAGGTGCAGGATGAAGGCTCGCAGCTGCTTGCGCTGCTGCTGGACGCCAAGCGTGGCGAGATGGTGGTCGACTTTTGTGCCGGTGCCGGCGGCAAGACGCTGGCCATTGGCGCCACGATGCGCAACACCGGTCGTCTCTACGCCTTCGATACCTCGGCGCACCGGCTCGATGCGCTCAAGCCACGGCTGGCGCGCAGCAAGCTCTCGAACGTCCATCCGGCCGCGATTGCTCACGAGCGCGACGACCGCGTCAAGCGCCTGGCGGGCAAGATCGACCGCGTGCTGGTCGATGCGCCCTGTTCGGGGCTTGGCACGCTGCGCCGCAATCCAGACCTGAAATGGCGCCAGTCGCTCAAATCGGTCGAGGAATTGACGGTCAAGCAGACGGCCATCCTGCAAAGTGCGGCACGGCTCGTGAAATCGGGCGGCCGGCTGGTTTACGCCACCTGCAGCGTGTTGCCAGAGGAAAACGAGGCCATTGCCGAAGCTTTTGCCGCCGCCAACCCCGATTTCGAGCCTCAGGACGCTGCGGAACTGCTGCAGGGGCTCAAAGTAGAGGGTTTCGAGGCACTTTGCGCTGGCGGGGCGGACGGCAGGCGCTACCTGCGGCTGTGGCCGCATCGCCATTCCACCGATGGCTTCTTTGCGGCGGTGTGGAACCGCAAATAG